From one Dasypus novemcinctus isolate mDasNov1 chromosome 28, mDasNov1.1.hap2, whole genome shotgun sequence genomic stretch:
- the GPR31 gene encoding 12-(S)-hydroxy-5,8,10,14-eicosatetraenoic acid receptor: protein MQNLTALRQEGGLIFPFVRNSRASRSIPGHFALLDTMLPNCSMPSPNCSTPSNVVDMLVAVLLMLEFGLGLLGNAIALWTFFFRLKVWKPYAIYLFNLVLADLLLTVCLPFPIVVYLTHRKLIFGHMFCQVLLFLLAMSRGVGIAFLTAVALDRYFRVVHPRCRINLLSPRSARVVSVFVWLLMMGLSHQSLFLSQAAKNCTECHNVYPWEDFSIRIIWQETFFFLQFLLPFGLILFCNAGIIRTLQERLRDPEKQPKLYRAKALVMVVVVIFGVCFVPSVLARILMDIFWRSASCRILKVMVHASHITISLTYLNSVLNPVVYCFSNPTFRYSYRKFFKTFRDRRKEAEPQSFELKDSYYEE, encoded by the coding sequence ATGCAGAACTTGACTGCTctgaggcaggaaggaggctTGATCTTCCCTTTTGTGAGAAACAGCAGAGCCAGCAGGTCCATTCCTGGGCATTTTGCTCTGCTTGACACGATGCTCCCAAACTGCTCCATGCCCAGCCCAAACTGCTCTACTCCCAGCAACGTGGTGGACATGCTCGTGGCCGTGCTGCTGATGCTGGAATTTGGGCTGGGACTGCTGGGCAATGCCATTGCTCTGTGGACCTTCTTCTTTCGGCTCAAGGTGTGGAAGCCCTACGCCATCTACCTGTTCAACCTGGTCCTCGCCGACCTCCTCTTGACCGTCTGCCTTCCCTTCCCCATCGTTGTCTACCTCACGCACCGGAAGTTGATCTTTGGACACATGTTCTGCCAAGTGCTGCTCTTCCTGCTGGCCATGAGCCGTGGAGTGGGAATCGCCTTCCTCACCGCAGTGGCTTTAGACCGTTATTTCCGAGTGGTCCATCCTCGGTGCAGGATCAATCTCCTCTCACCTCGGTCAGCCCGGGTGGTCTCCGTCTTTGTCTGGCTTCTGATGATGGGCCTGTCCCACCAAAGCCTATTCCTTTCCCAGGCCGCCAAGAACTGTACTGAGTGCCACAATGTCTACCCCTGGGAAGATTTTTCCATCAGGATCATTTGGCAGGAAACCTTCTTCTTCCTTCAGTTTCTCCTGCCCTTCGGCCTCATCTTGTTCTGCAACGCTGGAATCATCAGGACCCTCCAGGAAAGGCTCCGGGACCCAGAGAAACAGCCCAAGCTTTATCGGGCCAAGGCCTTAgtcatggtggtggtggtgatctTTGGGGTCTGTTTTGTGCCCAGTGTCCTGGCCAGGATCTTGATGGACATCTTCTGGAGGTCCGCCAGCTGCAGGATCTTGAAAGTGATGGTCCATGCGTCCCACATCACCATCAGCCTCACCTACCTCAACAGCGTCCTGAATCCAGTAGTCTACTGCTTCTCGAACCCAACGTTCAGGTATTCCTATAGGAAGTTCTTCAAAACTTTCagagacagaaggaaagaagcaGAGCCTCAGAGTTTTGAGCTCAAGGACTCCTACTATGAAGAATAG